A genome region from Streptomyces xanthophaeus includes the following:
- a CDS encoding alpha/beta fold hydrolase, translated as MTTAHSYRHPGTVLTDHRFSVPLDHARPDGERIELYAREVVASGRDPETLPWLLYLEGGPGFGARRFIGRQAWLDRALTEYRVLLLDQRGTGRSTPVNRQTLPLRGTPAQQAEYLAHFRADSIVRDAEAIRPGLTGGAPWTVLGQSFGGFCTTHYLSTAPEGLTAALITGGLPSLTATADEVYEAAYPRIERKNLAHYARYPMDVERARRIAAHLAERPAELPGGHRLTVEGFQSLGILLGGGDGSHQLHYLLEDAFVPTPAGPALSDAFLEAVRAQLSFAGHPLYALVHEAIYAQDPATPTGWAAERVRAGHPRFDAGKTLAGDEPLLFTGETIHPWHFTTDPSLAPLRETAELLAARTGWQPLYDPARLAANEVPVAAAVYHDDMYVDTAHSLETARAVRGLRTWVTDEFEHDGVRAGGTRVLDRLLALARDAV; from the coding sequence GTGACCACCGCACACAGCTACCGCCATCCCGGCACGGTCCTCACCGACCACCGGTTCTCCGTCCCCCTGGACCACGCGCGTCCGGACGGGGAGCGGATCGAGCTGTACGCGCGGGAGGTCGTGGCCTCCGGCCGCGACCCCGAGACGCTGCCGTGGCTGCTCTACCTGGAGGGCGGTCCCGGCTTCGGTGCCCGCCGTTTCATCGGCCGCCAGGCCTGGCTGGATCGCGCGCTGACCGAGTACCGGGTGCTGCTCCTCGACCAGCGCGGAACCGGGCGCTCAACCCCGGTGAACCGGCAGACCCTGCCCCTGCGCGGCACCCCCGCCCAGCAGGCGGAGTACCTCGCCCACTTCCGCGCCGACTCCATCGTGCGCGACGCCGAGGCCATCCGCCCCGGCCTGACCGGCGGCGCGCCCTGGACCGTGCTCGGCCAGAGCTTCGGCGGCTTCTGCACGACCCACTACCTCTCCACCGCGCCCGAAGGCCTCACCGCCGCCCTGATCACCGGCGGCCTCCCGTCACTGACCGCCACCGCCGACGAGGTGTACGAGGCCGCGTACCCCCGCATCGAGCGCAAGAACCTGGCCCACTACGCCCGGTACCCGATGGACGTCGAGCGCGCCCGCCGGATCGCCGCCCACCTCGCGGAGCGCCCGGCCGAACTCCCCGGCGGCCACCGCCTCACCGTCGAGGGCTTCCAGTCGCTCGGCATCCTCCTCGGCGGGGGCGACGGCAGCCACCAGCTCCACTACCTGCTGGAGGACGCCTTCGTGCCGACCCCCGCGGGACCCGCCCTCTCCGACGCCTTCCTGGAGGCGGTCCGGGCCCAGCTCTCCTTCGCCGGGCACCCCCTCTACGCACTGGTCCACGAGGCGATCTACGCCCAGGACCCCGCCACGCCCACCGGCTGGGCCGCCGAACGGGTGCGCGCCGGCCACCCCCGCTTCGACGCCGGCAAGACGCTCGCGGGCGACGAGCCGCTGCTCTTCACCGGCGAGACCATCCATCCCTGGCACTTCACCACCGACCCGTCCCTCGCCCCGCTGCGCGAGACCGCCGAACTCCTGGCCGCCCGTACGGGCTGGCAGCCGCTCTACGACCCCGCGCGCCTGGCCGCCAACGAGGTGCCGGTGGCCGCCGCCGTCTACCACGACGACATGTACGTGGACACCGCGCACTCGCTGGAGACGGCCCGGGCCGTCCGGGGCCTGCGGACCTGGGTGACGGACGAGTTCGAGCACGACGGCGTCCGGGCCGGCGGCACCCGCGTCCTGGACCGGCTGCTGGCCCTGGCCCGCGACGCGGTGTAG
- a CDS encoding S-(hydroxymethyl)mycothiol dehydrogenase, whose protein sequence is MTHRVRGVIARSKGAPVETTTILVPDPGPGEALVRVQACGVCHTDLHYREGGINDEFPFLLGHEAAGVVESVGPDVTSVAPGDFVILNWRAVCGTCRACRRGRPWYCFATHNATQPMTLEDGTPLSPALGIGAFAEKTLVAAGQCTKVDPAAAPAAAGLLGCGVMAGLGAALNTGNVGRGDSVAVIGCGGVGNAAVAGARLAGASRIIAVDLDDRKLEWARGLGATHTVNGRTEDVVKAVQALTGGNGADVVIDAVGRPETYQQAFYARDLAGTVVLVGVPTPEMKLELPLLDVFGRGGALKSSWYGDCLPERDFPLLIDLYLQGRLDLDAFVSETIPLDGVEDAFARMERGEVLRSVVEF, encoded by the coding sequence GTGACACATCGCGTACGAGGGGTCATCGCCCGGAGCAAGGGCGCACCGGTGGAGACGACGACGATCCTCGTGCCCGACCCGGGACCCGGCGAGGCCCTCGTCCGGGTGCAGGCCTGCGGGGTCTGCCACACCGACCTGCACTACCGTGAGGGCGGCATCAACGACGAATTCCCCTTCCTGCTCGGCCACGAGGCCGCCGGAGTCGTCGAATCGGTCGGCCCCGACGTCACCTCCGTCGCCCCCGGGGACTTCGTGATCCTCAACTGGCGTGCGGTGTGCGGCACCTGTCGCGCCTGCAGGCGCGGACGCCCCTGGTACTGCTTCGCCACGCACAACGCCACCCAGCCCATGACCCTGGAGGACGGCACCCCGCTCTCCCCGGCCCTCGGTATCGGTGCCTTCGCCGAGAAGACCCTGGTCGCGGCCGGCCAGTGCACCAAGGTGGACCCGGCGGCCGCCCCGGCCGCCGCCGGACTCCTCGGCTGCGGCGTGATGGCCGGTCTCGGCGCCGCCCTGAACACCGGCAACGTCGGGCGGGGCGACTCCGTCGCCGTCATCGGCTGCGGGGGAGTGGGCAACGCGGCCGTGGCCGGAGCCCGCCTCGCCGGTGCCTCGCGGATCATCGCGGTGGACCTGGACGACCGGAAGCTGGAGTGGGCCCGGGGCCTGGGCGCGACCCACACCGTCAACGGGCGCACGGAGGACGTGGTCAAGGCCGTTCAGGCGTTGACCGGCGGCAACGGTGCGGACGTCGTCATCGACGCCGTGGGCCGTCCCGAGACCTACCAGCAGGCCTTCTACGCCCGCGACCTGGCCGGGACGGTGGTCCTGGTGGGCGTGCCGACCCCGGAGATGAAGCTCGAACTCCCGCTTCTCGACGTCTTCGGCCGCGGCGGCGCCCTGAAGTCCTCCTGGTACGGGGACTGCCTGCCCGAGCGCGACTTCCCGCTGCTCATCGACCTCTACCTGCAAGGCCGGCTCGACCTGGACGCCTTCGTCTCCGAGACCATCCCGCTCGACGGCGTCGAGGACGCCTTCGCCCGGATGGAGCGCGGCGAGGTCCTCCGCTCGGTCGTCGAGTTCTGA
- a CDS encoding LysR family transcriptional regulator codes for MLDVRRLRLLRELARRGTIAAVAEALSFSPSAVSQQLSVLEREAGLPLLERTGRGVRLTPAGRNLVGHAEAVLERLEQADADLAEARGGLAGALRIGAFPTATRAIVPAALIALARRHPGLEPMVSETDPAAVAHALRAGDLDVALVHEYDFVPAEPEPGLATEPLYGEAMYLAAPAAGAPAPPAGPAPSLEPAPSLEPVPSGGPDQGAVLRTHARAPWITATPGTLCHAMTVRACQAAGFTPRVRHQVDEFATVLALVAAGQGVAVVPQLGVTGPADPSVRLTRLLMERRTNLAFRSGAGAHPAVAAFGAALRAAVPPDLAGSRAGT; via the coding sequence ATGCTCGATGTACGACGCCTGCGCCTGCTGCGCGAACTCGCCCGCCGCGGCACCATCGCCGCCGTCGCCGAGGCGCTCAGCTTCAGCCCTTCGGCGGTCTCCCAGCAGCTGAGCGTCCTGGAACGCGAGGCCGGCCTGCCCCTGCTGGAGCGCACCGGCCGCGGGGTCCGCCTCACCCCGGCCGGCCGGAACCTGGTCGGACACGCCGAGGCGGTCCTCGAACGGCTGGAACAGGCCGACGCCGACCTCGCCGAAGCACGCGGGGGCCTGGCCGGAGCCCTGCGGATCGGCGCCTTCCCCACCGCCACCCGGGCCATCGTCCCGGCCGCGCTGATCGCCCTCGCCCGGCGCCACCCGGGTCTGGAGCCGATGGTCTCGGAGACGGACCCGGCCGCGGTGGCACACGCCCTGCGGGCCGGGGATCTGGACGTGGCCCTGGTGCACGAGTACGACTTCGTACCCGCCGAGCCCGAGCCGGGGCTGGCCACCGAGCCGCTCTACGGCGAGGCGATGTACCTGGCCGCCCCCGCCGCCGGGGCCCCCGCCCCGCCCGCAGGCCCCGCCCCCTCCCTGGAACCCGCCCCCTCCCTGGAACCCGTCCCGTCCGGCGGACCCGACCAGGGCGCGGTCCTGCGGACGCACGCCCGGGCGCCCTGGATCACCGCCACCCCAGGCACCCTCTGCCATGCCATGACCGTCCGGGCCTGCCAGGCCGCCGGTTTCACGCCGCGGGTCCGCCACCAGGTCGACGAGTTCGCCACCGTGCTCGCCCTGGTCGCGGCGGGCCAGGGGGTGGCCGTCGTACCGCAGCTCGGGGTCACGGGACCGGCCGATCCGTCCGTACGCCTCACCCGCCTGCTCATGGAGCGCCGTACCAACCTCGCCTTCCGCAGCGGAGCCGGCGCGCACCCGGCCGTGGCGGCCTTCGGCGCGGCACTCCGGGCCGCGGTACCACCGGATCTGGCCGGGTCGCGCGCCGGAACGTGA
- a CDS encoding dihydrodipicolinate synthase family protein produces the protein MAQDIAENLPLHGIHVPLVTPFTRTGEVAAEALEALAHEVLDAGAAGIVALGTTAEAAGLDEAERDLVTGVCARVCGERGAPLAVGAGAGGTRAAEASLARLTRWPEVRAALVTVPPFVRPSAAGVLAHFARLAEASPVPLIVYHIPYRTGQPLDAAALRALGALPGVAGMKYAGGGIGEDAVALLGDLPAGFEVLAGDDAYLSPLLALGAVGGILASAHLATDRFAELAEAWRAGDVARARPLGHALARMSAAAFAEPNPAVIKGVLHAQGRIPTPDVRLPLLPASRRAVTAVTAALERLE, from the coding sequence ATGGCACAGGACATCGCAGAGAACCTCCCGCTGCACGGGATCCACGTACCGCTCGTCACTCCCTTCACCCGCACCGGGGAGGTCGCCGCCGAGGCACTGGAGGCACTCGCCCACGAGGTGCTGGACGCCGGCGCCGCAGGCATCGTCGCGCTCGGCACCACTGCGGAGGCGGCCGGTCTCGACGAGGCGGAGCGTGACCTCGTCACCGGGGTCTGCGCCCGGGTCTGCGGGGAACGGGGCGCGCCGCTGGCCGTCGGTGCGGGGGCCGGCGGCACCCGGGCGGCCGAGGCCTCGCTGGCCCGGCTGACCCGGTGGCCCGAGGTGCGGGCGGCGCTGGTGACCGTGCCGCCGTTCGTCCGGCCCTCGGCGGCCGGGGTGCTGGCGCACTTCGCGCGGCTGGCCGAGGCGAGCCCGGTCCCGCTGATCGTCTATCACATCCCGTACCGGACCGGGCAGCCCCTGGACGCGGCCGCGCTGCGGGCGCTCGGGGCGCTGCCGGGGGTCGCCGGCATGAAGTACGCGGGCGGCGGTATCGGCGAGGACGCCGTGGCGCTGCTCGGTGACCTGCCGGCCGGGTTCGAGGTGCTGGCCGGTGACGACGCATACCTGTCCCCGCTGCTGGCGCTGGGTGCGGTGGGCGGGATCCTGGCCTCGGCGCATCTGGCGACGGACCGCTTCGCGGAGCTCGCCGAGGCCTGGCGGGCGGGCGACGTGGCCCGGGCCCGGCCACTGGGGCACGCGCTGGCCCGGATGTCGGCGGCGGCCTTCGCCGAGCCCAATCCGGCGGTGATCAAGGGTGTCCTGCACGCCCAGGGGCGGATCCCGACCCCGGACGTCCGGCTGCCGCTGCTGCCGGCCTCGCGGAGGGCGGTGACGGCCGTGACGGCCGCCCTGGAGCGGCTGGAGTGA
- a CDS encoding transglycosylase SLT domain-containing protein, giving the protein MPAKGKHRRPKHHRITRKLALAGTGGAALTLPLISATTAGAAETAAAPTTYSVVAGDTLSEIAADHSVSGGWQQLYAANRSVIGDNPAIIRPGIKLKLGTQAETERASRSAARTTLTPAAKPAAAPAAKPATAYPNNLDGWIRESLAVMAKHGIPGSYNGIHRNVMRESSGNPLAINNWDINARNGIPSKGLLQVIDPTFRAYHVPGTSLNSYDPVANITAACNYAAARYGSIDNVNGAY; this is encoded by the coding sequence ATGCCTGCAAAAGGTAAGCACCGTCGGCCGAAGCACCACCGGATCACCCGCAAGCTGGCTCTCGCCGGCACCGGTGGCGCAGCCCTCACTCTCCCGCTGATCAGCGCGACCACCGCCGGCGCGGCGGAGACGGCCGCCGCCCCCACGACGTATTCCGTGGTCGCGGGCGACACCCTTTCGGAGATCGCGGCGGATCATTCCGTGAGCGGCGGCTGGCAGCAGCTCTACGCGGCGAACCGGAGCGTCATCGGCGACAACCCGGCGATCATCCGGCCCGGCATCAAGCTGAAGCTCGGCACCCAGGCGGAGACCGAACGCGCGAGCAGGTCCGCCGCCCGGACCACCCTCACGCCCGCCGCCAAGCCCGCCGCTGCGCCCGCCGCCAAGCCGGCCACCGCCTACCCGAACAATCTCGACGGGTGGATCCGCGAGTCCCTCGCCGTCATGGCCAAGCACGGTATTCCGGGCTCCTACAACGGAATTCACCGCAATGTGATGCGGGAGTCCTCGGGCAATCCGCTGGCGATCAACAACTGGGACATCAACGCCCGGAACGGCATCCCGTCCAAGGGGCTGCTCCAGGTCATCGATCCGACCTTCCGCGCCTACCACGTGCCCGGCACCTCGTTGAACTCGTACGACCCGGTCGCCAACATCACCGCCGCCTGCAACTACGCGGCAGCGCGCTACGGCTCGATCGACAACGTCAACGGGGCCTACTAG
- a CDS encoding phytoene/squalene synthase family protein, producing MPSWRTTLTGAGISGPRLRDDYTHAARRVLRREPAPYLALRLLAAPPLVPALAAGLAFMNLVDDVAETGTPQQRAAGLAALSERVAAALKSGDSPDPLLRAYAHAVDSRGLPPHWVSRFLEGAATAEAGFDGFAAEEDFQAYLDAYAWPGVLVFTGLQYQGGPDPEQAAGWRRFVDAAQRVDFLADLREDLAEGRLCIPRARLDEHAVTRADLERARDTPAVRALLAAECRRARTALDAAHGILGLAEPGLRPVIATMTELMAHQLTAVERAGVTALRRDIGYGLAAPLRILVRAARRRTV from the coding sequence ATGCCCAGCTGGCGCACCACCCTCACGGGGGCCGGCATATCCGGCCCCCGGCTGCGCGACGACTACACCCACGCCGCGCGCCGGGTGCTCCGCCGCGAGCCCGCCCCGTACCTGGCGCTGCGGCTGCTCGCCGCGCCGCCGCTGGTGCCCGCCCTCGCCGCGGGTCTCGCCTTCATGAACCTGGTCGACGACGTGGCGGAGACCGGGACCCCGCAGCAACGGGCGGCCGGTCTCGCCGCGTTGTCCGAGCGGGTGGCGGCGGCTCTGAAGTCCGGGGACAGCCCCGACCCCCTCCTGCGGGCCTACGCGCACGCGGTGGACTCCCGGGGTCTGCCCCCGCACTGGGTCTCCCGCTTCCTGGAGGGCGCCGCCACCGCCGAGGCGGGCTTCGACGGCTTCGCGGCGGAGGAGGACTTCCAGGCCTACCTCGACGCCTACGCGTGGCCCGGGGTGCTGGTCTTCACCGGACTGCAGTACCAGGGCGGCCCCGACCCGGAACAGGCCGCGGGGTGGCGGCGGTTCGTCGACGCCGCCCAGCGCGTGGACTTCCTCGCCGACCTCCGCGAGGACCTCGCGGAGGGCCGGCTCTGCATCCCGCGCGCCCGGCTCGACGAGCATGCGGTGACCCGCGCCGACCTGGAACGGGCCCGCGACACCCCGGCCGTGCGCGCTCTGCTGGCCGCCGAGTGCCGGCGTGCCCGTACGGCCCTTGACGCCGCCCACGGGATCCTCGGTCTCGCCGAACCCGGGCTGCGTCCCGTCATCGCGACCATGACGGAGCTGATGGCGCACCAGCTGACCGCCGTGGAGCGGGCGGGGGTCACCGCCCTGCGCCGGGACATCGGCTACGGCCTGGCGGCGCCCCTGCGGATCCTCGTCCGCGCCGCCCGGCGCCGCACGGTGTGA
- a CDS encoding serine/threonine-protein kinase produces the protein MDTSEAGRQLIDGRFELVAPLGSGGMGTVWRARDIALHREVALKEVRPPDPATAAAQPGLADQMRERAVREARALARLAHPHVVTIHHIVEPAAGTDGHPWIVMEMVRGGSLHDRLESGPMPPAEVVRLGLDVLSALRAAHAEGILHRDVKPANVLLRPDGSAVLTDFGIAALHDSTGLTATGVLIGSPEYIAPERVRGEEGLAASDLWSLGMLLYVAAEGVHPLRRATSLATVVAVLDEPIPAPVRSGPLAPVLERLLVRDPAARPDGAQLEQLLRDASASLGSGHGPGAGPVAAAPAVSVPAAPATPGAPVVPGQYGPYGGPYGSPTPPPFGQGASPYAAPTTPVALASAPRRRPALIGAAITAVLAAAVIGIVQLMPDGNSGGDDTADSRATRPAVATPGGTPASTPGAKASTSKAGTARGSMLTPENVRIALDALKEKTGTTTFVDLKVYEGYVLAKIPTAPGADTVDAWQYRDGAAKRTGPDGTVKEGNPLIDMATVNWDALPSLFEQTKKEAGIEKPTMTYVVVEPWMMDQVPCMRPYLIDEYGRGGYALAGVDGKVKKVTKF, from the coding sequence ATGGATACGAGTGAGGCCGGCAGACAGCTGATCGACGGCCGTTTCGAGCTGGTCGCACCGCTAGGCAGCGGGGGCATGGGTACGGTGTGGCGCGCCCGCGACATCGCCCTGCACCGCGAGGTCGCGCTCAAGGAGGTGCGCCCGCCGGACCCGGCGACCGCCGCCGCCCAGCCCGGCCTCGCGGACCAGATGCGCGAACGCGCCGTCCGCGAGGCCCGTGCCCTCGCCCGTCTCGCCCACCCCCACGTGGTGACGATCCACCACATCGTCGAGCCCGCGGCCGGCACGGACGGGCACCCGTGGATCGTCATGGAGATGGTCCGGGGCGGCTCCCTGCACGACCGCCTGGAGTCGGGCCCGATGCCGCCCGCCGAGGTGGTGCGGCTCGGCCTCGACGTGCTGTCCGCACTGCGTGCCGCGCACGCCGAGGGGATCCTCCACCGTGACGTGAAGCCCGCCAACGTGTTGCTGCGCCCCGACGGGTCGGCCGTGCTGACCGACTTCGGCATCGCCGCGCTGCACGATTCCACCGGACTCACCGCGACCGGCGTGCTGATCGGCTCCCCGGAGTACATCGCGCCCGAACGCGTCCGCGGGGAGGAGGGGCTGGCCGCCTCCGACCTGTGGTCGCTGGGCATGCTGCTCTACGTGGCTGCGGAGGGGGTCCATCCGCTGCGCCGGGCCACCAGCCTGGCCACGGTCGTCGCGGTGCTCGACGAGCCGATCCCGGCGCCCGTGCGCTCCGGCCCGCTGGCGCCCGTACTGGAACGGCTGCTCGTACGGGACCCGGCCGCGCGGCCCGACGGGGCGCAGCTGGAACAGCTGCTGCGGGACGCGAGCGCCTCTCTCGGATCCGGCCACGGGCCGGGCGCCGGGCCGGTCGCCGCTGCGCCGGCCGTCTCGGTACCGGCCGCACCGGCCACACCGGGCGCACCGGTCGTCCCGGGTCAGTACGGCCCTTACGGCGGCCCGTACGGCTCGCCCACCCCGCCGCCGTTCGGCCAGGGCGCCTCCCCCTACGCGGCCCCGACCACGCCCGTCGCGCTGGCGTCCGCACCGCGCAGGCGCCCGGCCCTGATCGGCGCCGCGATCACGGCGGTGCTGGCGGCCGCGGTCATCGGGATCGTCCAGTTGATGCCCGACGGGAACTCCGGGGGCGACGACACGGCCGACTCCCGCGCCACCCGGCCCGCCGTCGCCACCCCGGGCGGTACCCCGGCTTCCACCCCCGGTGCGAAGGCGAGTACGTCCAAGGCCGGCACGGCCCGCGGCAGCATGCTCACCCCGGAGAACGTCCGGATCGCCCTGGACGCGCTCAAGGAGAAGACCGGCACCACCACCTTCGTGGACCTCAAGGTCTACGAGGGCTACGTCCTCGCCAAGATCCCCACCGCTCCCGGCGCCGATACCGTCGACGCCTGGCAGTACCGCGACGGCGCCGCCAAGCGCACGGGCCCGGACGGCACGGTCAAGGAGGGCAATCCGCTCATCGACATGGCCACCGTCAACTGGGACGCGCTGCCAAGCCTGTTCGAGCAGACCAAGAAGGAGGCGGGCATCGAGAAGCCGACCATGACCTATGTGGTCGTCGAGCCCTGGATGATGGACCAGGTCCCCTGCATGCGGCCCTACCTCATCGACGAGTACGGTCGCGGCGGCTATGCGCTCGCCGGTGTCGACGGCAAGGTCAAGAAGGTCACCAAGTTCTGA
- a CDS encoding peptide-N4-asparagine amidase, whose protein sequence is MRRRHRITGLLGAIALTAATLAAAGPAYAAGTPAADPPPAEFGTDWHDPLTAAPPVARPTTRSCQVTLAEAQFRDFTPYRGSYTPPAACGTAGWTKVVLRLDGKVKGRQYDRLGHLSLGGVEILRTSTPQPSPDGIAWSVEKDVTRYRDTLARPQPVEMLIGNVVDDTYTGVIDVKVTLTFYAADGRNPAPDTPDRVLPLTSPSVTTPRNTERLLAEVYATGSGGGCEEYWYMTTPDAAPYSCKAAGGPYREVRVSVDGQLAGIAAPFPTVWTGGWSNPFLWYVTPGPRAFDVQPVRYDLTPYAALLNDGRPHRIEVSVAGVPAGQTGWSTPTNLLLWQDEAREVVTGALTRYERTDPAGHSRWTPAAPGGQHRLDTEDGHRLTVAGHLNTSHGRVATTVTRAVRGTSVHRWTDGENQDALTATWTDEESVTRGPVTTRTDRTYTMDGETTLGDGDRLRTVLSLGDRADTVTLRGGKAVDSSRLDDRYTGDATYTANVPRDQRHAVATTSARYRLYGSAAPGGCYDRTVATAQGTLTVDRRRC, encoded by the coding sequence ATGAGACGACGACACAGGATCACCGGCCTGCTCGGCGCGATCGCGCTGACCGCCGCCACCCTGGCCGCCGCGGGACCCGCGTACGCCGCCGGAACCCCGGCTGCGGACCCGCCGCCCGCCGAGTTCGGCACCGACTGGCACGACCCGCTCACCGCGGCCCCGCCGGTCGCCCGGCCCACGACCCGGTCCTGCCAGGTGACCCTCGCGGAGGCACAGTTCCGCGACTTCACGCCCTACCGGGGCAGTTACACACCGCCCGCCGCCTGCGGCACGGCCGGCTGGACCAAGGTGGTCCTGCGCCTCGACGGCAAGGTCAAGGGCCGCCAGTACGACCGCCTCGGCCACCTCTCCCTCGGCGGGGTCGAGATCCTGCGCACCTCCACCCCGCAGCCCTCGCCCGACGGCATCGCCTGGTCCGTCGAGAAGGACGTCACCCGCTACCGCGACACCCTCGCCCGCCCTCAGCCCGTCGAGATGCTCATCGGCAACGTCGTCGACGACACGTACACCGGTGTCATCGACGTCAAGGTGACCCTCACCTTCTACGCCGCCGACGGCCGCAACCCGGCCCCGGACACCCCCGACCGCGTCCTGCCCCTCACCTCTCCGTCGGTCACCACCCCGCGCAACACGGAGCGCCTCCTCGCCGAGGTGTACGCCACCGGCTCGGGCGGCGGCTGCGAGGAGTACTGGTACATGACCACCCCGGACGCGGCCCCGTACTCCTGCAAGGCCGCCGGCGGCCCCTACCGCGAGGTCCGGGTCTCCGTCGACGGACAGCTCGCAGGCATCGCCGCGCCCTTCCCCACCGTCTGGACCGGCGGCTGGTCCAACCCCTTCCTCTGGTACGTCACCCCCGGCCCGCGCGCCTTCGACGTCCAGCCCGTCCGCTACGACCTCACCCCCTACGCCGCGCTCCTCAACGACGGCCGTCCGCACCGGATCGAGGTCTCCGTCGCCGGGGTCCCCGCCGGACAGACCGGCTGGAGCACCCCCACCAACCTGCTGCTCTGGCAGGACGAGGCCCGGGAGGTCGTCACCGGCGCCCTGACCCGCTACGAGCGGACCGATCCGGCCGGCCACTCCCGCTGGACGCCCGCGGCCCCCGGCGGACAGCACCGCCTGGACACCGAGGACGGACACCGGCTGACCGTCGCCGGACACCTGAACACCTCCCACGGCCGCGTGGCCACCACCGTCACCCGCGCCGTGCGGGGCACCTCCGTGCACCGCTGGACCGACGGCGAGAACCAGGACGCCCTCACCGCCACCTGGACCGACGAGGAGAGCGTGACGCGCGGGCCGGTCACCACCCGGACCGACCGCACCTACACGATGGACGGCGAGACCACCCTCGGCGACGGCGACCGGCTGCGCACCGTCCTCTCGCTCGGCGACCGCGCCGACACCGTCACCCTGCGCGGCGGCAAAGCCGTCGACAGCTCCCGGCTCGACGACCGGTACACGGGCGACGCCACCTACACCGCGAACGTCCCGCGCGACCAGCGGCACGCGGTCGCCACCACGTCCGCCCGCTACCGGTTGTACGGGTCCGCAGCACCCGGCGGGTGTTACGACCGGACGGTCGCCACCGCCCAGGGCACGCTGACGGTGGACCGCCGACGCTGCTGA
- the rraA gene encoding ribonuclease E activity regulator RraA has product MSVTPVPTADLYDEYGESLAICATGFRQFGGRRLFAGPVRTVRCHEDNALLRTLLHTPGEGAVLVVDGGGSPRTALVGDLIAGAAEANGWAGLIINGSVRDSVALGGLDLGIKALGTVPRKSGKTGDGAVDEPVTIGDVTFRAGDTVHADDDGVVVLPR; this is encoded by the coding sequence ATGAGTGTCACCCCCGTCCCCACAGCCGACCTGTACGACGAGTACGGCGAGTCCCTGGCCATCTGTGCCACCGGGTTCCGCCAGTTCGGCGGCCGCCGGCTGTTCGCCGGCCCCGTACGCACCGTGCGCTGCCACGAGGACAACGCGCTGCTGCGCACCCTCCTCCACACGCCGGGCGAGGGCGCGGTCCTCGTCGTGGACGGCGGCGGCTCGCCGCGTACCGCCCTCGTCGGCGACCTCATCGCGGGCGCGGCCGAGGCCAACGGCTGGGCCGGTCTGATCATCAACGGCTCGGTCCGCGACAGCGTCGCGCTCGGCGGGCTCGACCTCGGTATCAAGGCGCTCGGCACGGTCCCCCGCAAGAGCGGCAAGACCGGCGACGGCGCGGTCGACGAGCCCGTCACCATCGGCGACGTCACCTTCCGCGCCGGGGACACCGTCCACGCGGACGACGACGGCGTGGTCGTCCTGCCCCGCTGA
- a CDS encoding GlsB/YeaQ/YmgE family stress response membrane protein: protein MGIVSWIILGLLAGGIAKVLLPGRDPGGLIGTTLIGVAGAFIGGWLSAKVLDKPIQTEFFDLATWGSAIAGSLVLLIGYRILFGNSRN from the coding sequence ATGGGGATCGTCAGCTGGATCATCCTGGGACTGCTGGCCGGCGGCATCGCCAAGGTCCTGCTGCCCGGCCGGGATCCCGGCGGCCTGATCGGGACCACCCTCATCGGCGTCGCCGGAGCCTTCATCGGCGGCTGGCTGTCGGCGAAGGTCCTGGACAAGCCCATCCAGACCGAGTTCTTCGACCTCGCCACCTGGGGCTCCGCCATCGCGGGCTCACTGGTCCTGCTGATCGGCTACCGCATCCTGTTCGGCAACTCCCGCAACTGA